The Brassica oleracea var. oleracea cultivar TO1000 unplaced genomic scaffold, BOL UnpScaffold01373, whole genome shotgun sequence nucleotide sequence cgaggaaattccgaggaaacccaatttcctcggaaattcgtcggaatattccgaggatctcattttccgttagaatgtccgtcagaattacgatgttttcttgtagtgttgctCCAACTTTAGGAGCCTGATCTTCTCTTAGCATTAGCACATCTCGATTTATTTTAGCCATCTCTTTTGACATCAACTcctgtaaatttcaaaataatactatGAATAACAGCATTCAATTCCAAGAATCtaacagaattttttttactacatataattacaaaacaattttaagtatttgaactcccaaaatttatttaaagaaacaaTAATGAGATTCTGTTATATGAACTGGGAAATCAAAGAGATTCAAAAGTTGCAAAACtaatataaactcaaaaattgcaagcaaataattaattaatgcctttatataatttaatgttttgaaaatttaatatttcaagagattaagaaaaaatatttccttaGTCTATACAATAATGTGAGCCACtagaaaaatgtaatttaaatttatgcaaCACGACGGAAATGGACAAGCACTGTTCTAAAAGATATAATTACATgccttttacaattataatttttctatttaaagaactttcaaaatatcaaatttggaatatgtattatttcttataagtaaatcaatataatttcaaaactaaGCATATTATGACAAAGATTAATATATTCTGCGATAGTGATGCAATATAAAAATCTGATATGTAATAATATCACTAGTGATTagatttatcataaaatttgCATATGTACCTTAAAAACTGATAGAAACTCTTTATTGAATGCTCTCTTTAATCCCAATTATATTTACTTAGTTCAAAAGATGCATAAGAAATCTTGACTAAGTTACTCAGATATATATAGCATATGTGTTTTGAATTTTAGCTCTACCATAATTATAAtgctttgtttaattttcttacCGTATTAATACAATATCCTTATTCAACCTTCTACCATAAatacaagtaataaattatctggaaattttgacaaaacttttatgagtttatttaaatatttaccaTACACGATAAGACTACTAATTAGTGATTGTTTGCAgttttgactaagtttttgGTAATTGTTTGAGAATATTTATTAGGTTTTCAAAGAAATATTATGAATACTTTTTGgctttcaataaaattaattattttatttcattgcaatttttttttaaatgtatgcattattaaagaaaaataaataacaaagttGATACTTGCGAAATAAAATGGttccattttaaattaaaagattactTTCCATCTATAATGAAAGtcaattttgtacattttcttcGGTCAAAGTCTATTTGTGTATAtaacacattaaatttataaatcgataatcgagtattaatttaatacCCTATGATTAACCTGATTCGAACCAAACTGTATTTGGTTACTCtgagaatataaaaaaatgaatttatgttACAATGCAACGGATATTTATTGTTTCTCCGATACCTTTTAAGTAGCTTAAAATGTTAACTTCTCAGAAGAAATATTTGGTGCTCCTATAGCTTCAGAGAGTTCTTTTAATCGGcttcaaagaaataaaatattgcgAACTCAAATCATTGATCTTGGATATCGATAAAGAGTTTTGAAATTAGGATGATCTAATAAATAGTTACAGAGATCAAGCCGCTAATATCGAACTGACatgtaataatattaagaaATAACAACCTTATCCttattattatttgtagatAAATAAgcacatatttataaatatttctcttttatttctaACTATTTACAACTCCATTATTTTTCCGCACCTCtgtgtaaataataaatattgggTTCAcagaaaatacaataaaatgatatattaaaattaccaaaactaaATTAGTTTATTCTCAGTTTTAGTAAAATCTTATAGAAAATCCATTATgtaaccatataaaataaaatagtgatttttaaaataaaaatagatacaaCCATGGTTTATGGTTAAAAGCCAAATGACCTTAAAAACTCTAGTTATCcgaactaaaaaaataaattaagatacGCTTTAATGTGTTATAATTTTTACGAacctaaaattttggaaaataaactGAAACCATATAGCAATTTTAACTGAACATGACTAGGTGACATTTATGGCAgaagagggaaaaaaaaaaccaaaataattaaataaccaTTACACAGACAACATTAGTATTTTTTTCACAAACATAAGCACTTAAAACAAACGAaaaacaacaaattttttttatcccaaatgaaaaacaaaaaaatcagaaaaacacaaaccaaacaacTTAAAACCAAATGCAACAACTTTAAGCACaaatgcaaaaacaaataaGTTTCCAAGTTTTCCTTGGAAAAAACTTTAAGCAAGCATCACACAACAGTTATGAATAAACTGTGGGAGCTCAGCACCAACACACCAAAGTTTTATTTCTTCCCAGTGCTGCTCTTCCACGCCTGGAGAAGGACGGCATGAGTGAACCACTGTCTTCCTATGCCAAGAGTCAGAAGTTCCAATCAACAGAAGTCTGTCTCCCTTCGATTTAAATGCCATCCCCCAACCGAAGGCAGCGTTTGCGCTCACAGGGACAACACCAAGTTTCTtcctaatatttttgtttatatcatATACCCGTAGCTCGTTGAAAGATGTTTCTAGCATGTATAGATTGTCATCAACCACAGCAATAAGGGGCGGAGATTGGGAATCCGCAATGACTGTCATGTCTTTTAGCATGTCAGGTATCAACTCCCAAGAATTTGTCGTCTCATCATAACTTTCTCCACAAGTGAGGTGTTTATCATTATCATCTCGGCCACCGAGGACGTAAAATTTTCCACGCAAGAAACATCCTGAACTGAACTTCCTTGCTTTATGCATTCCTTTAATCATAGTCCACCTTTTTGTATCAGCATTATACTTTTCTACATTTTGCACAACAACAGGGTTcccattttcatccattttAATGCTTCCTGCAAAAAATACGGTTTTACCATGGCTCGCAGAACCGTACATGGCCCTCGGTGTGATCATTGAAGGACCTTTGAACCACTTATGATTCTCTAGCTCATAGCGAAACACCACAATTCCATCTATTTCTCTCCCTATGACAATT carries:
- the LOC106321271 gene encoding F-box/kelch-repeat protein At3g27150-like, with product MSKEMAKINRDVLMLREDQAPIVGASLSQSEPRKISMVGIKPHIPDSNVKPCSDSDEEEKGEIAEIIARLPCFEYWKLQFLNKKFLQLLKSCEIFRVRQEMGLVKPYVILHLGAVSNWEMFDKDFKTFRTLPKVPSSDYCFFHSDKETVSVGTQLIVIGREIDGIVVFRYELENHKWFKGPSMITPRAMYGSASHGKTVFFAGSIKMDENGNPVVVQNVEKYNADTKRWTMIKGMHKARKFSSGCFLRGKFYVLGGRDDNDKHLTCGESYDETTNSWELIPDMLKDMTVIADSQSPPLIAVVDDNLYMLETSFNELRVYDINKNIRKKLGVVPVSANAAFGWGMAFKSKGDRLLLIGTSDSWHRKTVVHSCRPSPGVEEQHWEEIKLWCVGAELPQFIHNCCVMLA